In one window of Parcubacteria group bacterium CG10_big_fil_rev_8_21_14_0_10_36_14 DNA:
- the trxA gene encoding thioredoxin: protein MLKDVTTKNFKREVLEATRPVLIDFYAEWCGPCKMMSPVVDEIAEEMKKDLKVFKINIEKEEDLASKYGIMSIPTFLIFKKGKVIEQIMGAMAKDRLEKTIKKAIK from the coding sequence ATGCTAAAAGATGTCACAACAAAAAATTTTAAACGCGAAGTTTTAGAGGCTACAAGGCCGGTACTTATTGATTTTTATGCTGAATGGTGCGGGCCATGCAAGATGATGTCCCCGGTTGTTGATGAAATAGCAGAAGAAATGAAAAAGGATCTCAAAGTTTTTAAAATCAATATTGAAAAAGAAGAGGATCTAGCCAGTAAATATGGAATAATGTCTATACCAACTTTTCTAATTTTTAAAAAAGGAAAAGTTATAGAACAAATAATGGGAGCAATGGCAAAAGATAGATTGGAAAAGACTATAAAAAAAGCAATAAAATAA
- the trxB gene encoding thioredoxin-disulfide reductase has translation MVHKVIIIGSGPAGLTSAIYTSRANLAPVLFEGALPGGPLMTTTVIENYPGFPEGVNGPDLIMSMRRQAENFGTKIISKNITKVDFSIRPFIVWADDEKYEAETIIIATGTEARNLGLDSEKRLTGKGISYCATCDGPLFKNKKLIVVGGGDAAMEEAIFLSKLAEEVVIINRSEKFKASDIMYERVKKNPKIKWLPNTEIKEFVGESHLEKVKIINNKTNEESEEKADGAFIAIGRIPNTKMFEGKLKMNKGYIITEPDSAKTSVEGVFAAGDASEWKYWQAITAAGKGCMAAKDADRYLDENTK, from the coding sequence ATGGTTCATAAAGTTATAATCATTGGTTCCGGGCCGGCGGGTCTTACGTCGGCTATTTATACATCAAGAGCTAACTTAGCTCCTGTTTTGTTTGAGGGTGCTCTTCCGGGCGGACCATTGATGACAACTACAGTTATAGAAAACTATCCTGGTTTTCCAGAGGGGGTTAATGGTCCGGATTTAATTATGTCAATGCGACGCCAGGCAGAAAATTTTGGAACAAAAATAATTTCAAAAAATATTACAAAAGTTGATTTTAGTATAAGACCTTTTATAGTTTGGGCGGATGATGAAAAATATGAAGCAGAAACAATAATAATTGCAACCGGTACAGAAGCAAGAAATCTTGGGTTAGATTCGGAAAAGCGTCTTACCGGCAAGGGGATTTCTTATTGTGCTACCTGTGACGGTCCATTATTTAAAAATAAAAAATTAATTGTTGTCGGAGGCGGAGATGCCGCAATGGAAGAGGCTATTTTTCTTTCGAAACTTGCCGAAGAAGTAGTAATCATAAATCGTAGTGAAAAGTTTAAAGCATCTGATATTATGTATGAGAGGGTAAAAAAGAATCCGAAAATAAAATGGTTACCCAATACCGAAATAAAAGAGTTTGTCGGTGAAAGCCATTTAGAGAAGGTGAAGATTATTAATAATAAGACGAATGAGGAAAGTGAAGAAAAGGCAGATGGCGCATTTATTGCAATTGGAAGAATCCCTAATACAAAAATGTTTGAAGGAAAGTTAAAAATGAATAAGGGATATATTATTACAGAACCAGATAGCGCAAAAACAAGTGTAGAGGGCGTATTTGCTGCTGGTGACGCAAGTGAATGGAAATATTGGCAGGCAATAACTGCCGCAGGTAAGGGATGTATGGCGGCAAAAGATGCGGATAGATACCTAGATGAAAACACAAAATAA